A window of Dehalococcoidia bacterium genomic DNA:
ACCGTGGCCGTACCGTCGCCGGTGTTCGGCGGCGCGACGCCGCCAGCGCCGGCATCACCCGGAGGGGTGTTCGTCGGAGCGGATGCCGGGGGCTCGGTGGGGTCTGGGTCGGGGGCCGCCGTATCCGTCGCGGCGGGGCTGGGTGTGAGGCGGGGCCCCGGGCCGGGGTCCGGGCAGTCACCCGAAACCTCTCCGAACGCGATGATCCCCGTTTGCTCCTGGACGCAAGGATCGCCAGCGGTTGGATCCGGCGACGGGACGAACGTGCCGTTCCCGGCGGACACCGTCACGGCGCCCTGCGTAGCGACGTTGGCGCCAAGGACTGCGACGAGCATGCCCACCGCGAGCATTATGCTGCCGATTGCGATGAATCGATTCGGTAACACAGTGTCTCCCTGCTACTGTTGCGGGGTGTACCGTCGAGAGAATAGGCGTACCGATCACGTGAATCAGCAATAACCGGTAACACCGCCAACTTATGGAAGTGCGCGCAGCACTTCTTGACCGCGTGATCGGCGCTGATATGATGGCGTCGCCGCATCCGATCCCGTTCGAGGAGCTTCTGCGCATATGCACGTACTCGCTGCAGGCAAGGCCGAGTACCTGGCTGTCGACCCGGATGGATTTCGCGCGTACGTGCGCGACCACAAGCAGCGCGCGCTGACGCCGAAGCTCATGTCCGCGCATGACGCCATCGAGCGGTTCGTCGCCGACGGCGAGTATTTCGTCTATGACTGCAACTACTTTCAGCGCGGCCCGTCGACGCTGATCCGCGAAGTGATCCGTCAGCAGAAGAAGGATCTTTGGATCTGCGGCAAGTTCACGTACGTCGACGTGGGGTTGCTCGCGGGGGCGGGCTGCGCGACGAAGGTCGACTGCGGCTTCTTCTGGCCGGGCGCGACGATCGACAACGCCGTACGCGCCGGCCGGCTGGAGGTGTTCGAGTACAGCAACGTCGTCATGACGCTGCGGCTGCAAGCGGGTGCAATGGGACTGCCATTTCTGCCCGTGCGGTCGTTCGGCGGGACCGACGGGTTCGAATATTCGGGGGCGAAGCTCGTCGAGGATCCGTTCACAGGGAAGCCGATCACGCTCGTGCCCGCGCTCAATCCCGACGTAGCGATCATCCACGCGCAGCAGGCGGACGTGTACGGCAACGCGCGCGTGTTCGGCACGGGGATCGCCCACGAAGAGTCGGCGATGGCGTCGAAGAAGGTGATTGTATCGGCGGAGGAGATCATCGACACGGAGGAGATCCGGCGCGACCCGGGGCGCACGAGCATCCCGTATTACGCGGTCGATGCGGTCGTGCACGCGCCGTTCGGCGCGTGGCCGGGGAACTGCGGCGGTTACTACGGGTCCGACACGATGGGCGTCATCGAGACGTTCGGCGCGATCTCGCGCGATGCCGTCGGCGAGTACGTCGCGAAGTACGTGACGCCGTTCGCTGACGACGGGCAGATGTTCGAGGCGCTGGTCGGGCAGGAGCGGCTCGAGAAGCTGCGGGCGAACGAGACGATCAGCGACGGGTACCGGGCGTGAAGCTTGGGTATACGGCGGGATACTGGACTGCGGGACCGCCGAGCGGCATCGAGGAGAGCATCGCCGAAGCGGAGAAGCTCGGGTTCGATTCGTTCTGGACGGCGGAAGCGTACGGGTCTGATGCGCTGACGCCGCTCGCGTGGTGGGGCGCGAAGACATCGACGATCAAGCTGGGCACGTCGATCGTGCAGATATCGGCGCGGACGCCGGCGGCGACGGCGATGGCGGCAATGACGCTCGATCACCTGTCGGGCGGGAGGTTCATCCTGGGGCTGGGGGCATCGGGGCCGCAGGTGGTCGAGGGCTGGTACGGGCGTCCGTATCCACGGCCGCTCGAGCGCACGCGTGAGTACGTCGAGATCATCCGTCGCATCATCGCGCGCGACGAACCGGTGGAGTACGCCGGGAAGCACTACCAGATGCCGTATCCGGGCGGGATGGGACTCGGCAAGCCGCTGAAG
This region includes:
- a CDS encoding CoA-transferase — its product is MHVLAAGKAEYLAVDPDGFRAYVRDHKQRALTPKLMSAHDAIERFVADGEYFVYDCNYFQRGPSTLIREVIRQQKKDLWICGKFTYVDVGLLAGAGCATKVDCGFFWPGATIDNAVRAGRLEVFEYSNVVMTLRLQAGAMGLPFLPVRSFGGTDGFEYSGAKLVEDPFTGKPITLVPALNPDVAIIHAQQADVYGNARVFGTGIAHEESAMASKKVIVSAEEIIDTEEIRRDPGRTSIPYYAVDAVVHAPFGAWPGNCGGYYGSDTMGVIETFGAISRDAVGEYVAKYVTPFADDGQMFEALVGQERLEKLRANETISDGYRA